In Gossypium hirsutum isolate 1008001.06 chromosome D01, Gossypium_hirsutum_v2.1, whole genome shotgun sequence, the genomic window aaacaaaatcacaattaaaactaaatttgttCTAttaaacaaaatcatgaaaaatttaaacataataatatcAGTAATTAACTTTCATAAAAATTACTTCTAAAATCCATATTAAACACTAAAAagataccaaaatatataactttttgtcaaatatatatatatcggaGACTTCAAATAATACAAgtatcacattaaaaaaataacaaataccgAATGATATATTAAACGTTTATTTCtccattgaaaaaaaaaagaaaagataagttCGTATTGAAATTAAActgtttttatgtttaaaatattttaaacattgtTATCATgactataaaaatattaatttttttaaaaagaatttgcTAGAAGAAGTATATATGcaatcataaataatatatatttaaataattataattagaatcaaattaGTAGAAAACACATACGGGCTAAAAGCCAcattatatttacatatgatggttaTATCGAAATTTTTAAAATCTCTATCTTTTGATTTCAATCAAGTCttcattgaaaataaaatttgaattttaataacTCGAGTTTGTTAcaatattaaacacaatttttttgGTCGATTGAACCTTAGTTTAGTAGGCATCACCGGAACCACAATAATCAAAAGGGTGTAAGTTTGAGTGTACTTAAGTACgtctttttttctaatttaaggAAAGAGAGGAGTTATGAGTAAAAATATGCTTCTgtgtataaaaaaacataaatataatttgTTTGGTCACATAAGTCTATCGTCCAACCAAATAGATTCCTATCCAAACTAGAAAAATTGAAGTTAATTTTGGGTTAATATATTATTCGATATTTAAGTTTGACATCAATGTCTAATTTGATACCTGAGTTTGGCTTCAATATTCATTTTGGTATCTAAGTTTTTccaatttgatactttaatttttttctcccaATTAAGTACCTGAGTTtggttttaatgttcaatttggtcactgaattttttttatcctaATTAAGTACCTATATTTTTTTATCAGAGCACACATGTCAAATATTCATTAGACCACATGATACAATTTGatataaatactaaattgaacgttgaaactaaactcaaataccaaattgaaaaataaaataaaactcaaaacTAATAATTTTCAAACAAACAATTAATTTCAATTCCATCCCTTTCTATTTATGTTCATTTATtgcctaaaagataaaaaaaaaaaaaaagcttcaacATTTTATGAAGAGAATGTTTTTGCAAACCCAACATTGCTCAGCCGTTAAGATCACACAATCACTGGGTCCTCATTCCACGTGTCACAATCATGCccttctaattttcaaaattctaattttttaaaatgctaAAAAAGGAATAATTTCGAGTGTACCCATGTTTGACACGTGGCAGGTAATCATTTACCTGAAACTCTCCCTCCTCGCTGTCATATGGGGATGACCGTTACCTCAGGTAAAACGTATTTCCCgaaaattccaaaaaataattatttcacagCCTGTCACCCACCAAAAccttccaaaataaaaatattccaattttagtatttaatttaatttgggtttaattatcacttaaatgtaattatttaatattttattttttatatttaaattaattaaaataatttaaaaataatatataaaatatctatattattatttaaaccaTTTATTGAATTGGTATTATGAGTCAATCAGATACTAATATTATTACACAAATTGTTTCACCCGCATTGtttgtatatatattgaattattgATAATGTCGTTGATTAAGTTAGTGTCACAAGTTAATTCGATACTAACTCAAGAAAAATGACAATACCATTTAGGGGtcagaattaaattgtaatttttttgtcaggttaaaatgtaattttttttaatatgttgtattcatttatttaaaatttttttaaaactaatttttattatttaaaatattatatcctATATAATACTGTAAATACACACGtggattttataaaatattttaaaaaaattgatttaccGAACATCTAGCACCTTCACTAGCCACAGTTATTTTAACCGGTAACGGGATATTCCCGGTGACCAAGGACCACTCCTTCCAAATATAAGTAAGGCCTTAAAGTGAGAAGTGGAAAACCAGAAATACTCTCGTATCTTCACTCTCCCACCCCGACCGCTTGATTTTGATCAGACGGTAATCATGCCGATCAGAAACATAGCCGTTGGCCGGCCTGAAGAAGCTACTCACCCAGATGCTCTTAAAGCAGCTTTAGCTGAGTTCATATCAACGTTAATCTTCGTTTTTGCTGGATCTGGTTCAGGCATGGCTTTTAATAAGCTGACCGACGGCGGTGCAACAACTCCGGCTGGTCTCGTTGCCGCCTCTCTAGCTCACGGATTTGCGCTTTTCGTCGCTGTATCCGTCGGCGCTAACATCTCCGGTGGCCATGTCAATCCCGCCGTTACATTCGGTGCTTTCGTTGGCGGGAACATTACTCTTTTACGTGGTATCCTTTATTGGATTGCTCAACTCCTTGGCTCAACCGTCGCTTGCCTGTTACTTAAGTTCGCCACTAGTGGCCTGGTAAGTTTATCATAACTACCTTTCCCTCCAAATCCTACGCCATTTCGTTACTATTTAATTTAGTTTAGGGTTAATTTCATCATATGCTCTCAAACTATGagttaaattctaatttagtccttaaatttcaGAATACACAAACTAAAGTATTGTTTCGATCAGGACTTCTCGTTAGATCTGACATTTTCAGAAATATTTATTAGTTCAATCTTCGCTCGTGAAAATAGAATATATTTTATGCTAGTTTATCTCTTCGATAAGCACCTCCAGGATGATCATTGTTATCGATAATAAATAcactaatttcaaaaaaataaaataaatttgagatGATATTTTGACAACTAAATCAACAAAAAGACTTAATCagatttcaaattaaaatatgatttcaaTCAGTTTCTTTTACTGATTCAGTCATTATCTTTCGCAAAATACCAGTTcgtatttattaattcatttgcgTTTTGTTATGGTGATTCGCAGGGAGTACCAGCTTTCGGACTATCATCCGGCGTGGGAGCATTAAACGCGTTCGTTTTCGAGATCGTGATGACTTTCGGACTGGTCTACACCGTCTACGCCACAGCCGTCGATCCTAAAAGAGGCAACTTGGGAGTGATCGCACCGTTGGCGATCGGTTTAATCGTGGGAGCCAATATTTTAGCCGGTGGGGCATTCGACGGAGCCTCAATGAACCCAGCCGTTTCATTTGGACCAGCCTTGGTTAGCTGGTCCTGGG contains:
- the LOC121214038 gene encoding aquaporin TIP1-1, which codes for MPIRNIAVGRPEEATHPDALKAALAEFISTLIFVFAGSGSGMAFNKLTDGGATTPAGLVAASLAHGFALFVAVSVGANISGGHVNPAVTFGAFVGGNITLLRGILYWIAQLLGSTVACLLLKFATSGLGVPAFGLSSGVGALNAFVFEIVMTFGLVYTVYATAVDPKRGNLGVIAPLAIGLIVGANILAGGAFDGASMNPAVSFGPALVSWSWENHWVYWAGPLIGGGLAGLVYEFIFINQTHEQLPHH